The following are encoded in a window of Candidatus Nitrosotalea sinensis genomic DNA:
- a CDS encoding MarR family winged helix-turn-helix transcriptional regulator: MKTFDYENSVGFVVYAASKVIQKAYDVELRNKAGITITQAKIIFALYAQSGSTLRELADKIGVESPTLVPVIDKMEEDGYVKRKPDSKDRRIKRIFTTPKADRLWDSMMDCASQVRKVSTTSLSEQEVQSAIRTIRKISKNLSEYLGE, from the coding sequence ATGAAAACCTTTGACTATGAAAACAGTGTAGGTTTTGTGGTATATGCTGCATCAAAAGTGATACAGAAAGCATATGATGTTGAATTACGAAATAAAGCAGGTATTACCATCACCCAGGCAAAGATAATTTTTGCATTGTATGCCCAGTCTGGTTCCACATTGAGAGAACTTGCAGATAAGATAGGTGTTGAAAGCCCTACACTTGTTCCTGTTATTGATAAAATGGAAGAAGATGGGTATGTGAAAAGAAAACCTGATTCAAAAGATAGGAGGATAAAGAGAATATTCACAACACCCAAGGCTGACAGACTATGGGATTCTATGATGGATTGTGCATCTCAGGTTCGCAAGGTATCAACCACAAGTCTTTCAGAGCAAGAGGTCCAGTCTGCAATAAGGACTATACGCAAAATATCTAAAAATCTCTCTGAATATCTGGGAGAATAA
- a CDS encoding pirin family protein, translated as MIKITKENQHYKGESEWLETYHHFSFAEYFDPSKVNFGPLRVFNDDVIKPGTGFDFHQHQDMEIVTYVIDGTLEHKDSLGNHGLIQPGEIQRMSAGTGVFHSEFNHSDTKPLRLLQMWVFSDTKGLKPSWEQKQYSKDDRTNNLLQVIGQKDASKQDSLGIHQDASFYVSNLRTGSEIQHNIIKGRIAYLFVIEGKVSVNGKTLDTRDAAKIQDESKISIQGQKESEIILIDLPVQFKKNSMPAEAA; from the coding sequence ATGATAAAAATCACAAAAGAAAACCAACATTACAAGGGAGAAAGTGAATGGCTTGAAACGTACCACCACTTTTCCTTTGCTGAATATTTCGATCCAAGTAAAGTCAACTTTGGACCGTTACGCGTCTTCAATGATGATGTCATTAAACCTGGAACGGGATTTGATTTTCATCAACACCAAGACATGGAGATTGTAACATATGTGATAGATGGAACCCTTGAACATAAGGACAGTCTTGGAAATCATGGGCTGATTCAGCCAGGTGAGATACAGAGAATGTCTGCTGGAACTGGAGTTTTTCATTCAGAGTTTAATCATTCTGATACCAAACCGCTCAGGCTCTTGCAGATGTGGGTCTTCTCAGATACTAAGGGATTAAAGCCATCATGGGAACAAAAACAATACTCAAAAGATGATAGAACAAACAATCTCTTGCAAGTGATTGGACAAAAAGATGCATCTAAACAAGACAGTCTTGGAATACATCAAGATGCTTCATTTTATGTATCAAATCTCAGGACTGGTTCTGAGATACAGCACAATATCATAAAGGGAAGAATTGCATACTTGTTTGTAATTGAGGGAAAAGTTTCAGTCAATGGAAAAACACTTGATACAAGAGATGCAGCAAAGATTCAAGATGAATCCAAAATCTCAATACAAGGACAGAAAGAAAGTGAAATCATATTGATTGATCTTCCAGTGCAATTCAAGAAGAACTCCATGCCTGCGGAGGCTGCATGA
- a CDS encoding winged helix-turn-helix domain-containing protein: MAVSLKQQYRSEVGIIAEVLQITMEYGMEGTIISTIARRANLSHYTAMEKCQKLIDFGLMESREDKKSRYFVITEKGIKFYQEMQKFLQVVQEIKIRY, encoded by the coding sequence ATGGCAGTAAGTCTAAAACAACAATATCGCTCTGAAGTTGGAATAATTGCAGAAGTATTGCAAATCACTATGGAGTACGGCATGGAAGGTACAATAATCTCAACAATAGCTCGTAGAGCAAACCTTTCACACTATACAGCCATGGAGAAATGTCAAAAGTTGATAGATTTTGGATTGATGGAATCAAGAGAGGACAAGAAGAGTCGTTATTTTGTCATCACTGAAAAAGGAATCAAGTTCTACCAAGAAATGCAAAAGTTTCTCCAGGTTGTTCAAGAGATCAAAATAAGATACTAG
- a CDS encoding pentapeptide repeat-containing protein — protein sequence MQANYKIILFLAIALALPTSQMTVFAADYTPYNSSTMRTSTHTQTKFCPYNFSVNSDLTNCTTYGLVIHDKSLKGANLSGSIFTSADIYNVNLSHANLQNATLRGSVIASADLSYADLRGADLRGINFYHSNLEGADLRGAKITGSIFPSVNFEDANLQGVVFSQTKSELANFLDANLQDVDMSQAELLGADFTGANLQDADLHNSDLAGGSLAQANLSGANVGGLDTAGADLSCHGHQICIG from the coding sequence ATGCAAGCAAACTACAAAATAATTTTATTTTTAGCAATTGCACTTGCCCTACCAACAAGTCAAATGACAGTATTTGCTGCAGATTATACCCCATACAATAGTTCTACAATGAGAACATCCACCCATACACAGACAAAGTTCTGCCCATACAATTTTTCAGTCAATTCAGATTTGACAAACTGTACAACATATGGACTTGTAATCCATGACAAGAGTCTCAAAGGTGCAAACCTGTCAGGTAGTATCTTTACAAGTGCAGACATTTACAATGTCAATCTATCCCATGCTAACTTGCAGAATGCAACTCTGAGAGGTTCAGTCATTGCAAGTGCTGACTTGTCATATGCAGACCTTCGAGGTGCAGACCTTCGAGGAATCAACTTTTATCATTCAAATCTAGAAGGTGCAGACCTTCGCGGTGCCAAGATAACTGGATCTATATTTCCAAGCGTCAACTTTGAAGATGCAAACTTGCAAGGAGTAGTCTTTTCACAAACAAAATCAGAGCTTGCTAATTTTCTAGACGCAAATTTGCAGGACGTGGACATGTCACAAGCAGAACTTTTGGGAGCAGACTTTACAGGAGCAAACTTGCAAGATGCAGATCTTCACAACTCCGACCTTGCAGGAGGTAGCCTGGCACAGGCAAATCTAAGTGGAGCCAATGTAGGTGGACTTGATACAGCTGGAGCAGACCTTTCATGCCATGGTCACCAGATATGCATCGGTTAA
- a CDS encoding DUF2203 family protein: MSQTQADSKLQSIKYFNPSRSVQEANSLIPKVADLVEKYQKTLLTWKKENDTIQHASDLLWDLARIAAIKSGKQNTWDAAWNFAWKEASYAARTNFGWYGNEFVSGETVKDAAHDAAKYAARYAVFESVKEKLGGVNPFEYIIELYLMGLRPTYFRKIGDTEQFVIDFPLKLDGKNVLGCYLYGDKEISFTHNWIEYCTNLKHLNNPDTKRSFV, from the coding sequence ATGTCGCAAACACAGGCTGATTCCAAGTTACAATCAATAAAATATTTCAATCCATCCCGATCTGTTCAAGAAGCAAATTCTCTAATTCCAAAGGTAGCAGATCTTGTAGAAAAATATCAAAAAACTTTACTGACCTGGAAAAAAGAAAATGATACAATCCAGCATGCATCTGACTTGCTTTGGGACTTGGCACGAATAGCGGCAATAAAATCTGGCAAGCAAAACACATGGGATGCAGCATGGAATTTTGCATGGAAGGAAGCAAGCTATGCAGCACGTACCAATTTTGGTTGGTATGGAAACGAGTTTGTTTCAGGTGAGACTGTAAAAGATGCTGCTCATGATGCTGCAAAATATGCAGCAAGATATGCAGTTTTTGAATCTGTCAAGGAAAAATTAGGAGGAGTAAATCCGTTTGAATATATAATTGAGTTATATCTCATGGGGCTCAGGCCTACTTATTTTAGAAAAATAGGTGACACGGAACAATTTGTAATTGATTTTCCGCTAAAACTTGATGGCAAAAATGTGCTGGGATGCTATCTTTATGGCGACAAGGAAATATCATTTACCCACAACTGGATTGAATATTGCACAAATCTAAAACATCTGAACAATCCTGATACAAAGAGATCTTTTGTATAA
- a CDS encoding S53 family peptidase produces the protein MAKTSLLSMMLFLSLISFSFSSSSDMAYAEKNTVKGPPDTWEGHPPIHVKREAAASPTGITPAQIRYAYGFEKLTCSYTGTFGSSNLCGYGQTIAIVDAYDDPNAQKDLTTFSTKFGLPACTNLNGCFTKVMSNGPTKSDHGWALEESLDVQWAHAIAPGAKIILVESKSANFPDLMNAVDYAVGKGANQVSMSWGGSEFSSELSYDSHFNKNNISFFASSGDSGNGTMYPAVSPYVIAVGGTTLNVDNLGNVSSETGWSGSGGGTSIYEAEQPYQINYGILSDNKRAIPDVSYDGDPSTGVPVYDSLGYQGTKGWFQVGGTSAGAPQWAALSAIVNSQRPSPMSSISYGTNTLVYGGATGINYPSDFRDIVSGSNGGFVAGTGYDLVTGVGSPLSNGLVSYMLTH, from the coding sequence ATTGCAAAAACAAGTCTTCTTAGTATGATGTTGTTTTTGTCTTTGATTTCATTCTCATTTTCAAGCTCATCTGATATGGCATATGCTGAAAAAAATACTGTAAAAGGACCACCTGATACATGGGAAGGACATCCGCCTATTCATGTAAAGAGAGAAGCAGCTGCATCTCCTACTGGCATTACACCTGCTCAAATTAGATATGCATATGGATTTGAGAAATTGACTTGTTCATACACTGGAACTTTTGGTAGTTCCAATCTGTGTGGATATGGTCAGACAATAGCAATTGTAGATGCTTATGATGATCCTAATGCTCAAAAAGACCTTACAACCTTTAGTACAAAATTTGGATTACCTGCTTGCACTAACCTAAATGGATGTTTTACTAAAGTAATGTCTAATGGTCCTACAAAGTCTGATCATGGTTGGGCATTAGAAGAATCACTTGATGTACAATGGGCACATGCAATAGCTCCTGGTGCAAAGATAATTTTGGTGGAATCCAAGTCTGCTAACTTTCCTGATTTGATGAATGCTGTAGATTATGCTGTAGGGAAGGGAGCAAATCAAGTCTCCATGAGTTGGGGTGGTTCGGAATTTTCATCCGAGTTAAGTTATGATTCTCATTTTAACAAAAATAACATAAGCTTCTTTGCATCATCTGGCGATAGTGGTAATGGTACCATGTATCCTGCAGTATCTCCTTATGTCATAGCCGTTGGAGGAACTACGCTCAATGTAGATAATCTTGGAAATGTATCAAGTGAGACTGGATGGAGCGGAAGCGGAGGAGGAACAAGTATCTATGAAGCAGAGCAACCATATCAGATCAATTATGGTATTCTAAGTGACAATAAACGCGCAATACCTGATGTATCATATGATGGAGACCCAAGTACTGGTGTTCCGGTATATGACAGTCTTGGTTATCAGGGAACAAAAGGGTGGTTCCAAGTGGGTGGTACTAGTGCTGGTGCTCCACAATGGGCTGCCTTGTCTGCAATTGTAAACAGTCAGCGACCAAGTCCGATGTCCTCTATATCGTATGGCACCAACACTCTAGTATATGGTGGTGCAACTGGAATAAACTATCCAAGCGACTTTAGAGATATAGTATCTGGAAGTAACGGAGGGTTTGTTGCAGGTACTGGATATGATCTTGTGACTGGAGTAGGTAGTCCACTTTCAAATGGCCTAGTGTCATATATGCTGACTCATTAA
- a CDS encoding helix-turn-helix transcriptional regulator, with protein sequence MGKSDSDLPDELFLELASKTRCQILLILKDKPTRTNKISQALGLSVQETHRNTSRLVDAGIIAKDSEGLFSLTEYGKLVVEQIRYYQFLNRYHKFFEDHRCDLPNKFKQRLGVFDNCDLVSKVTNVQQRLKKMESEAKEHIKLVVSQAWEDEGKVLLDRAKNGTKISTIFKFDAVMPDEIAENIQKKLTNFIQKGILEQKILDDDSNISLYIADKQAAIMFPNQKGEADMNTLFVGKDEEFYEWCLDYFNYLWNIAKPIVKGKTKFY encoded by the coding sequence ATGGGCAAATCTGATTCTGATTTACCAGATGAGCTCTTCCTGGAGCTTGCAAGTAAGACTCGCTGCCAGATACTTTTGATACTAAAAGACAAGCCTACACGCACAAACAAGATTTCACAAGCACTAGGGCTTTCAGTACAAGAGACGCACAGAAACACATCAAGACTTGTAGATGCAGGCATCATAGCAAAAGACTCTGAAGGGTTGTTTTCCCTTACAGAGTATGGAAAACTGGTTGTTGAGCAGATAAGATACTATCAATTTCTAAACAGATATCACAAGTTCTTTGAAGACCACAGATGTGATTTACCTAACAAGTTCAAACAAAGGCTAGGAGTCTTTGATAACTGTGATCTTGTATCTAAAGTCACAAATGTTCAACAGAGATTAAAAAAGATGGAATCAGAGGCAAAAGAGCACATCAAGCTTGTAGTTTCTCAAGCATGGGAAGATGAAGGCAAGGTTTTGCTTGACAGGGCAAAAAATGGAACCAAGATATCTACAATATTCAAATTTGACGCAGTCATGCCAGACGAGATTGCAGAGAACATACAAAAGAAATTAACAAATTTTATTCAAAAAGGAATTTTAGAGCAAAAAATACTTGATGATGACTCTAACATTTCACTATACATTGCAGACAAGCAAGCAGCAATTATGTTTCCAAACCAAAAAGGAGAAGCAGACATGAACACACTATTTGTAGGAAAAGACGAAGAATTCTACGAGTGGTGCCTTGATTATTTTAATTACTTGTGGAATATTGCAAAACCAATAGTAAAGGGCAAGACCAAGTTCTATTAA
- a CDS encoding DUF4443 domain-containing protein, translating to MHQVIHLLSKVAERHAPSRMLSFDLVHVIKTMQMMADSKKISRSSMMQELDLGEGSVKTLVKHMKMYGLVENSNAGMWMTDKGKTIYSKIHSFIPKEADISKCAIALGKFNHAVLVKNMAYNIRSGIEQRDAAIKAGAVGATTLVCKNDRLVLPGTDEDLIKNNKDIHHIIMEKLSPEQDDVIIIGSSQSKKIAERAAKSAALYTIEDHEKH from the coding sequence ATGCATCAAGTTATTCATTTGCTCTCCAAAGTTGCAGAAAGACATGCCCCAAGCAGAATGCTAAGTTTTGATCTAGTTCATGTAATCAAAACAATGCAAATGATGGCAGACAGCAAAAAGATAAGCAGATCAAGTATGATGCAAGAACTTGATCTCGGAGAAGGTTCTGTAAAGACACTTGTAAAACACATGAAGATGTACGGACTTGTGGAAAACTCTAACGCAGGAATGTGGATGACCGACAAGGGAAAGACAATCTATTCTAAGATACATTCGTTTATTCCAAAAGAGGCAGATATTTCCAAATGTGCCATTGCACTAGGCAAATTCAATCATGCCGTGCTTGTAAAGAACATGGCCTATAACATCAGAAGTGGTATTGAACAGAGAGATGCAGCAATAAAAGCAGGTGCAGTAGGTGCAACCACACTTGTCTGCAAAAATGACAGACTGGTGCTTCCTGGAACAGATGAAGATTTGATAAAAAACAACAAAGACATCCATCACATCATAATGGAAAAATTATCTCCAGAGCAAGATGATGTCATAATAATTGGAAGCTCACAAAGCAAGAAAATTGCAGAGCGGGCTGCAAAAAGTGCAGCACTATACACTATTGAAGATCATGAAAAACACTAG
- a CDS encoding aspartate aminotransferase family protein → MQSSLDIYKKHTKKSAKMFERSKKYHISGVSHNIRFFEPYPFVTKSAKGKYLIDVDGNKYTDYWMGHWSLILGHVAPKITGEVKKQINNCWMHGTVNANTIEFSEVIQKAVPVAEKIRYVSTGTEATMYATRIARAKTGRKIIAKIDGGWHGYTTDLLKSVNYPFDQTESAGLTDEAHIVSIPYNNLEKSLSILESVKDDLAGVIIEPVLGGAGCIPATKEYLTGVQEFIHKNNSIFILDEIVTGFRFRFGCLYNTMNLDPDIVTLGKITGGGFPIGVICGKDEIMKITDINSNKRLDRSYIGGGTFSANPMTMTSGKAMLEFLKKNSGPLYKKIGKFGEQTRKELTKIFQDKVTVTGMGSLFMPHFLQNGVTDITNAEDAARCNTSILKKYHFEMIARDGIFFLPGKLGAISNAHTEADIKKLLEASERFAESM, encoded by the coding sequence TTGCAGTCTTCCTTAGATATCTACAAGAAGCATACTAAAAAATCCGCAAAGATGTTTGAGAGATCAAAAAAATACCACATAAGCGGAGTCTCACATAACATTCGATTCTTTGAACCATATCCGTTTGTTACAAAGTCTGCAAAAGGCAAGTATCTAATCGATGTAGACGGTAACAAGTATACAGATTATTGGATGGGTCACTGGAGTCTCATATTGGGACATGTCGCACCAAAGATTACAGGCGAAGTCAAAAAACAGATAAACAATTGTTGGATGCATGGAACTGTAAATGCAAATACCATAGAATTTTCAGAAGTCATACAAAAGGCAGTCCCTGTTGCAGAAAAGATTCGATACGTCTCAACAGGTACAGAGGCAACAATGTATGCAACAAGAATTGCAAGAGCAAAGACAGGAAGAAAAATAATTGCAAAAATTGACGGAGGCTGGCATGGTTATACAACTGACCTTCTCAAGTCAGTCAACTATCCATTTGATCAAACAGAGAGTGCAGGCCTCACAGATGAAGCACACATAGTTTCAATCCCGTACAATAACTTGGAAAAATCATTATCAATCCTGGAATCAGTCAAAGATGATCTTGCAGGTGTAATAATAGAGCCAGTCCTGGGAGGTGCAGGGTGCATACCTGCAACAAAAGAATATCTCACAGGAGTCCAGGAGTTTATCCACAAAAATAATTCAATATTTATTCTAGATGAAATTGTAACCGGATTTAGATTCCGATTTGGATGCTTGTACAATACCATGAATCTTGATCCAGATATTGTAACACTTGGAAAAATAACGGGAGGCGGATTCCCAATAGGAGTAATTTGTGGAAAAGACGAGATAATGAAAATTACAGATATTAATTCAAACAAGAGACTGGATAGATCATATATCGGAGGAGGCACCTTTTCTGCCAACCCGATGACAATGACATCAGGAAAGGCAATGTTGGAATTTTTAAAGAAAAACTCGGGACCACTATACAAAAAGATTGGAAAGTTTGGAGAGCAAACAAGAAAGGAATTGACAAAAATATTTCAAGACAAGGTAACAGTGACTGGAATGGGCTCTCTTTTCATGCCCCACTTTTTGCAAAATGGCGTAACAGATATCACAAATGCAGAAGACGCTGCAAGATGCAACACATCAATTCTCAAAAAGTATCATTTTGAGATGATTGCAAGAGACGGAATATTTTTCCTTCCTGGAAAACTTGGGGCCATATCAAACGCACATACAGAAGCAGACATCAAGAAATTGCTAGAGGCCTCAGAAAGATTTGCAGAATCAATGTAG
- a CDS encoding FMN-dependent NADH-azoreductase, with translation MKMTKTLIVKYTPRNERSSTKKMLDAFVSGIKNSEIEEIDLTKDVPDLFLEKNLAAYIHRNYLGEELDDEQKKILSKMDRMTKQLKSADVVVVAYPMNNFSMPAPVKAWFDSVMLKGETWAVKDGKYLGLMGGKKALALVSAGGMYDQGPMTSWEHALSLTKVEFQFMGYSDIRGILAGGMNAGEDTKNTNLKQSISQVRQIAQQWYSEA, from the coding sequence ATGAAGATGACAAAAACATTGATTGTAAAGTACACTCCAAGAAATGAACGCTCAAGCACCAAAAAAATGCTTGACGCATTTGTCTCTGGGATAAAAAATTCTGAGATTGAAGAAATTGATCTTACAAAAGATGTTCCAGATTTATTTCTAGAGAAAAATCTTGCAGCATACATACATCGAAACTATCTTGGAGAAGAACTTGACGATGAACAAAAGAAAATTCTAAGCAAAATGGATAGGATGACTAAACAACTAAAATCTGCGGATGTTGTTGTAGTGGCATATCCTATGAATAATTTTTCAATGCCTGCTCCTGTCAAGGCCTGGTTTGATTCGGTAATGCTCAAAGGGGAGACATGGGCTGTCAAGGATGGAAAATATCTCGGATTGATGGGGGGAAAAAAGGCTCTTGCACTTGTATCTGCTGGCGGAATGTATGATCAGGGCCCAATGACATCATGGGAGCATGCATTGTCTTTGACAAAAGTAGAGTTCCAGTTTATGGGATATTCTGACATTCGTGGAATTTTAGCAGGTGGAATGAATGCAGGGGAAGACACAAAAAATACAAACCTGAAACAGTCTATCTCACAGGTAAGACAAATTGCGCAGCAGTGGTACTCTGAAGCATGA
- a CDS encoding CbtB domain-containing protein: MAKILQQLTKSSHGVPKLAVGILLVLFGVGFFSMGFDQGQLFSLVQGQNAYGDMYLHEFSHDMRHASGFPCH, translated from the coding sequence ATGGCAAAAATTTTGCAACAATTGACAAAATCCAGTCATGGCGTTCCCAAATTAGCAGTGGGAATCTTGTTGGTACTATTTGGAGTAGGATTCTTCTCAATGGGTTTTGATCAAGGTCAACTATTTAGTTTGGTTCAGGGTCAAAATGCATATGGGGACATGTATCTCCACGAGTTCTCACATGACATGAGACACGCATCAGGTTTTCCGTGTCATTAA
- a CDS encoding PAC2 family protein: protein MDFIQKGDPDISKPLLIAAMQDMGDVGSIVIDFINSNLSTSVFREVHPSYPAYVIDNGGYIDIPEEKWDYRYAKDIVVFGGGSGQPSSTEELNVLCQDVINVAKKYSVRFIYTLGGFHTKSPIQGEPKTFVTTTSKELTDQVKKLGILTTPEASIITGFNGLILGFAKMNGIQGIGLYAELNQPKLPQYRSAKSIIKTLEKLTYRKFGDTSELDSMAKDVEEHSHGKNFDSDQSYSM from the coding sequence GTGGATTTTATCCAAAAAGGTGATCCAGACATCTCTAAACCTCTGTTGATTGCAGCAATGCAAGACATGGGAGATGTTGGAAGCATTGTAATTGATTTCATAAATTCAAATCTAAGTACATCTGTATTTCGTGAGGTACATCCCTCGTATCCTGCATATGTGATTGATAATGGTGGGTATATTGACATTCCAGAAGAAAAGTGGGATTATAGGTATGCAAAAGATATCGTTGTTTTTGGCGGAGGCTCAGGGCAGCCTTCATCTACTGAAGAACTAAATGTTCTCTGTCAAGATGTCATAAATGTTGCAAAAAAATATTCTGTGAGATTTATTTACACCCTTGGTGGATTTCACACAAAAAGCCCAATACAAGGAGAGCCAAAGACATTTGTCACTACAACATCAAAGGAACTAACTGATCAAGTAAAAAAACTTGGAATACTGACAACACCTGAAGCTTCTATCATCACTGGGTTTAATGGATTGATACTTGGATTTGCAAAGATGAATGGAATACAGGGAATAGGGTTGTATGCTGAACTTAACCAACCAAAACTTCCGCAATATCGTTCTGCAAAGAGTATAATCAAGACACTTGAAAAATTAACTTACCGTAAATTTGGAGATACTTCTGAGCTTGATTCCATGGCAAAAGATGTGGAAGAGCACAGTCATGGCAAAAATTTTGATTCTGATCAGAGCTATTCGATGTAA
- a CDS encoding CDC48 family AAA ATPase — MAQNSIQLKILEAYTRDVGRGVTRIDYESMDALGAATGDILEITGKRRSVARCLPLYPSDEGKGILRIDGLGRNNTGVGIGDTVTVRKIKAVPAEKVTVAPLDSIPPIDERYLTDSLENIPLVKGDNIMVPYFGGRLTFQVIGITPSSDAVLVTPKTEFHIAEKGESVRGVPQVSYEDIGGMSDEIKKVREMIELPMRHPEIFEKLGVEAPKGVLLYGVPGTGKTLLAKAVANETNAHFISISGPEIMSKFYGESEARLREIFKEAKEKAPSIIFVDEIDSIAPKREEVTGEVERRVVSQMLSLMDGLEGRGKVIVIAATNRPNALDPALRRPGRFDREIEIKVPDKKGRQEILLIHTRNMPLSDDINLEKIAGSSHGYVGADLEYLCKEAAMKCLRRLLPEINLSEEKIPPETLDKLIVNSDDFQLAFRDVTPAGMREVYIETPDIKWDEIGGLENVKRELQEAVEWPMKYPGLYSQLGYRMPRGILLHGPSGTGKTLLAKAVATESEANFISVKGPELLSKWIGESERGIREIFRRARQSSPCVIFFDEIDSITPIRGMGESSTTEKVVSQLLTEMDGITTLNGVVVIAATNRADMIDPALLRPGRFDKIIVVPIPDKEGRLKILEISSKDIPMEKEMGTPNGLNPDYVDLAKIAEMTEGMSGADVASIANTAASIVLHHFVDQYPDPKDAEKQVDVAKVKMRDFEEAVKKVKIQKELKIGQKVTVSHFR, encoded by the coding sequence ATAGCCCAAAATTCAATTCAACTAAAAATATTGGAAGCATACACTAGGGATGTTGGCCGAGGAGTAACACGCATTGATTATGAATCAATGGATGCACTTGGGGCAGCAACTGGTGATATATTAGAGATCACCGGAAAGCGAAGATCTGTAGCACGGTGCTTGCCATTGTATCCGTCTGATGAGGGAAAAGGAATTCTGAGAATTGACGGACTTGGACGAAACAATACTGGAGTAGGAATTGGTGATACTGTAACTGTTAGAAAAATCAAGGCAGTACCTGCAGAAAAGGTAACAGTAGCACCACTTGATTCTATACCTCCAATAGATGAAAGATATCTTACTGATTCTCTTGAAAATATTCCTTTAGTAAAAGGTGATAATATCATGGTGCCTTACTTTGGTGGCAGACTGACATTTCAGGTAATTGGCATAACGCCTTCTTCTGATGCTGTACTTGTTACACCCAAGACCGAATTCCACATTGCTGAAAAAGGTGAGAGTGTAAGAGGTGTACCACAAGTATCGTATGAAGACATTGGTGGAATGTCAGATGAGATAAAAAAAGTTAGGGAGATGATTGAACTTCCTATGAGACATCCTGAAATATTTGAAAAACTAGGAGTTGAAGCACCAAAAGGTGTATTGTTATATGGTGTTCCTGGAACTGGAAAGACACTTCTTGCTAAAGCAGTTGCAAATGAAACTAATGCTCACTTTATCAGCATATCCGGGCCTGAGATAATGAGCAAGTTCTATGGTGAAAGTGAAGCAAGATTGAGGGAAATTTTCAAGGAGGCAAAAGAAAAGGCGCCTTCAATCATATTTGTAGATGAAATTGATTCTATTGCACCAAAAAGAGAAGAAGTAACAGGAGAGGTGGAACGTAGAGTTGTTTCACAAATGTTGTCATTAATGGACGGTCTTGAAGGTAGAGGCAAAGTAATTGTCATTGCTGCTACAAACAGACCAAATGCATTAGACCCGGCTCTTAGAAGGCCTGGAAGATTTGACAGAGAAATTGAGATCAAAGTACCGGATAAAAAAGGAAGACAAGAGATATTGCTTATACACACACGAAATATGCCCTTGAGTGATGACATTAACTTGGAAAAAATTGCCGGTTCAAGTCATGGATATGTGGGCGCTGATCTTGAATATTTGTGCAAAGAGGCTGCAATGAAATGCTTGAGAAGACTGTTGCCTGAAATTAATCTCTCTGAAGAAAAGATTCCTCCGGAGACACTTGACAAACTAATTGTAAACTCTGATGACTTCCAACTTGCATTTCGTGATGTTACACCAGCAGGAATGCGTGAAGTGTACATTGAGACACCTGACATTAAATGGGATGAAATTGGAGGACTGGAAAATGTAAAAAGAGAACTCCAGGAAGCAGTAGAGTGGCCAATGAAATATCCTGGCCTTTATTCACAACTTGGATATCGCATGCCGCGTGGCATCTTATTGCATGGTCCAAGTGGTACAGGTAAAACACTTCTTGCAAAAGCTGTAGCTACTGAGAGTGAGGCAAATTTCATCTCTGTCAAGGGACCTGAATTGCTATCTAAATGGATTGGAGAATCAGAGCGTGGAATTCGAGAGATATTTCGAAGGGCAAGACAATCTTCACCATGTGTCATATTCTTTGATGAAATTGATTCCATTACTCCAATTAGGGGAATGGGTGAAAGCTCTACAACTGAAAAAGTTGTCAGTCAGTTATTGACTGAGATGGATGGAATTACAACACTAAATGGAGTTGTAGTAATTGCTGCAACAAACAGAGCAGACATGATTGACCCTGCACTTCTCAGACCTGGCAGATTTGACAAAATAATTGTAGTTCCAATTCCAGACAAGGAAGGAAGATTGAAGATACTTGAAATCAGTTCCAAGGACATCCCGATGGAAAAAGAGATGGGAACGCCAAACGGACTAAATCCTGATTATGTTGACTTGGCAAAGATTGCGGAGATGACAGAAGGAATGAGTGGTGCTGATGTTGCATCTATTGCAAATACTGCAGCATCCATTGTATTGCATCACTTTGTTGACCAGTATCCAGATCCAAAGGATGCAGAAAAACAAGTAGATGTTGCCAAAGTCAAGATGAGAGACTTTGAAGAAGCAGTCAAGAAAGTCAAGATACAAAAAGAACTAAAGATTGGACAAAAGGTAACAGTATCTCACTTTAGGTAA